A region from the Vibrio rumoiensis genome encodes:
- the galM gene encoding galactose-1-epimerase → MLTTLSSPETLISPSSLKASLEAGLFSDGQPARVHTLKNSQGMTASFMDIGATWVSCQVPTSKGQREVLLGMKNLEDYQSHSAFLGATIGRFANRIGKGQFSLNDQDYQITINNNDNSLHGGVEGFDKRRWLVKEHSDSHITYNLTSPDGDQGFPGSLTVEVAYTLTENNQICIEYSALCDQDCPINLTNHAYFNLDGAESGKTILDHDLMLLANEYLPTDQQQIPTGELRPVDGTSFDFKTAHPIRERLLEDDDQKMAKGYDHAFTLPSELTDGISPIAQLTSSDKLVSMSVFTDKPAIQFYSGNFLAGTPSRDGEYQDHQGIALETQFLPDCPNHPEWPAENKRFIAKKTFYQYQTSYQFEAH, encoded by the coding sequence ATGCTCACAACACTTTCTTCTCCAGAGACATTGATCTCTCCAAGTTCATTAAAAGCGTCACTAGAAGCGGGTCTATTCTCCGATGGTCAACCGGCGCGCGTTCACACCTTAAAAAATAGCCAAGGTATGACCGCCTCTTTTATGGATATTGGCGCCACTTGGGTAAGTTGCCAAGTCCCGACCTCAAAAGGCCAACGTGAAGTATTACTTGGGATGAAAAATCTCGAAGACTACCAATCTCACTCGGCATTTTTAGGCGCCACCATTGGCCGCTTTGCTAACCGTATTGGCAAAGGGCAATTTAGCCTTAATGACCAAGATTACCAAATCACCATTAATAATAACGACAATAGCTTACATGGCGGCGTTGAGGGGTTTGATAAAAGGCGCTGGCTAGTGAAAGAACACAGTGACTCACACATTACCTATAACCTCACCTCACCGGATGGCGACCAAGGCTTCCCGGGGAGTCTCACCGTTGAAGTGGCTTACACGCTAACGGAAAACAACCAAATCTGCATCGAGTACTCAGCATTGTGCGATCAAGATTGCCCAATCAACTTGACCAATCACGCCTACTTTAATTTAGACGGTGCCGAATCAGGTAAAACCATCCTTGATCACGATCTCATGTTATTGGCCAATGAATATTTACCCACGGATCAACAACAGATCCCGACGGGTGAATTACGCCCAGTTGATGGCACCAGTTTTGATTTTAAAACCGCCCACCCCATTCGAGAACGCCTTCTAGAAGATGACGACCAAAAGATGGCAAAAGGCTATGATCACGCGTTCACGCTGCCGAGCGAACTAACTGATGGTATTAGCCCTATCGCACAGCTCACGAGCTCAGATAAGCTGGTTAGCATGTCGGTCTTTACCGATAAGCCTGCCATCCAATTCTACAGTGGTAATTTCTTGGCTGGCACTCCATCTCGTGATGGTGAATATCAAGATCATCAAGGTATTGCTCTTGAAACTCAGTTCTTACCGGACTGCCCAAACCATCCAGAATGGCCAGCAGAAAATAAACGATTTATTGCGAAAAAAACCTTCTATCAATACCAAACTAGCTACCAATTTGAGGCGCACTAA
- the araC gene encoding arabinose operon transcriptional regulator AraC codes for MNSTMQTDPLKPGYDFNAHLVAGLTPIEKGGDLDFTIDRPNGMKGFIINLTVKGQGTVFHGDDAFEVQEGDLLLFPTGVPHYYHRSEQTEEWHHRWIYFRPRAYWNNRLKWEECINGVFITKGVQIDDQEKLNQLFLQIEALSKVEEPYVDELSLNLLEQILIRCKMNQPNLIKKRVDPRITEVVNYMAKHLNEDFSNEQLAELICLSPSRLGHLFRDEIGMTITQWRDDQRISRAKQLLVTSNYSINQISRLIGYSDPLYFSRVFKNKAGLSPKLYREKVM; via the coding sequence ATGAATTCAACAATGCAAACCGATCCATTAAAACCGGGGTATGATTTTAATGCTCATTTGGTCGCGGGTTTAACGCCAATAGAAAAGGGCGGTGATCTCGATTTTACTATCGATCGTCCTAATGGCATGAAAGGCTTTATCATCAACTTGACGGTTAAAGGCCAAGGTACGGTCTTTCATGGCGATGATGCGTTTGAAGTGCAAGAAGGGGACTTGCTCCTTTTCCCAACCGGAGTACCTCACTATTATCATCGTTCTGAACAAACGGAAGAATGGCACCACCGCTGGATCTATTTCCGCCCACGTGCCTACTGGAATAACCGTCTAAAATGGGAAGAGTGCATCAATGGTGTATTCATTACTAAAGGGGTGCAAATTGACGATCAGGAAAAGCTCAACCAATTGTTTTTACAAATTGAAGCATTGAGTAAAGTTGAAGAGCCTTATGTCGATGAGTTGAGCTTAAACTTGCTTGAGCAAATTTTGATTCGTTGCAAAATGAACCAGCCTAATTTGATTAAAAAGCGCGTCGATCCACGCATCACCGAAGTCGTCAATTATATGGCCAAACACCTTAATGAAGACTTCTCGAACGAACAGCTTGCCGAGCTTATTTGCCTTTCACCTTCCCGCCTAGGGCATTTATTCCGCGATGAGATTGGTATGACCATCACCCAATGGCGTGATGACCAACGTATTAGCCGCGCTAAGCAGCTACTGGTGACATCAAACTATTCGATTAACCAAATTTCACGCCTAATTGGCTATTCTGATCCGCTTTATTTTTCACGGGTATTTAAAAATAAGGCAGGACTTAGCCCGAAACTGTACCGTGAGAAGGTGATGTAG
- a CDS encoding porin family protein has translation MMRKIFIYSGLLGIFASPATFANNLEPHMYMGLLYSYADVSGNVEINNEEADFDNSMLGVALGYQFHKNFAIEARGYGSVSDDEVGGYKVKVNNHFNVLGKGILPLDDNGYFRIYGLLGFGQTKISVSSDSESETDFLYGAGMSFSTNKPISFDVEWVRAFDDESFGISHASISGDMFNLNLVYHFN, from the coding sequence ATGATGAGAAAAATATTTATTTATTCTGGCTTGCTAGGGATCTTTGCTTCCCCAGCCACTTTTGCCAATAACCTTGAACCTCATATGTATATGGGGCTGTTATATTCGTATGCTGATGTTAGTGGAAATGTAGAAATTAATAATGAAGAGGCAGACTTCGATAATTCTATGTTAGGTGTTGCTTTAGGATACCAATTCCATAAAAACTTTGCCATAGAAGCTAGAGGTTACGGAAGTGTTAGCGATGATGAGGTTGGTGGCTATAAAGTTAAGGTAAATAATCACTTTAATGTATTGGGGAAAGGTATATTACCGTTAGATGATAATGGATATTTTAGAATTTATGGCCTATTAGGTTTCGGGCAAACAAAAATATCAGTAAGTTCAGATTCAGAGTCGGAAACTGACTTTTTATATGGTGCAGGGATGTCGTTTAGTACTAATAAGCCTATTAGTTTTGATGTCGAATGGGTACGAGCTTTTGATGACGAAAGTTTTGGTATTTCTCACGCAAGTATTAGCGGAGATATGTTTAACCTAAATTTAGTTTATCACTTCAACTAA
- the araA gene encoding L-arabinose isomerase produces MTNLTTNKSVWFITGSQHLYGPKVLEQVAANSQEIVAGFNQGNDICVSIECKDTVKSPEEILKVCQQANNDENCLGVVLWMHTFSPAKMWIAGLKQLNKPFVHLHTQFSEALPWESIDMAYMNLNQSAHGDREFGFIGTRLGLDRRVIVGHWQKESVRKQLDHWCRAAIGWNESNTLRVARFGDNMRQVAVTEGNKVSSQIEFGFEVHAYGLGELTEVVNAVEDSAITALLEEYRSTYSIASEIFENAEQLEVLKNEARLELGMEKFLQDRGCMAFVNTFENLTGLTNLPGLATQRLMEKGYGYGGEGDWKTSAMVRIIKAMGQGLPGGTSFMEDYTYNLTGDGQVLGAHMLEVCPTIAAEKPSVQIHRHTIGKTDDVARAIFSAKAGPALVVTLIDLGNRYRMLVNEIDTVNPPSDLPHLPVAHALWEPKPNLEVSAAAWIHAGGAHHSVYTQNVTLDMLEDFAEFAGIELVVIDSNTTIRDFKTTLKHNSMFYRLSNGI; encoded by the coding sequence ATGACAAACTTAACAACAAACAAATCAGTATGGTTCATCACAGGTTCACAGCATCTCTATGGACCAAAAGTACTTGAGCAAGTCGCTGCCAACAGCCAAGAAATTGTGGCGGGTTTTAATCAAGGAAATGATATTTGTGTCTCTATTGAATGCAAAGACACAGTCAAATCACCAGAAGAAATTTTGAAAGTGTGCCAACAAGCCAATAACGACGAAAACTGTCTTGGTGTGGTACTTTGGATGCATACTTTCTCGCCTGCAAAAATGTGGATTGCCGGTCTGAAACAACTGAATAAACCATTCGTTCATCTACATACTCAATTTAGCGAAGCCCTACCGTGGGAAAGCATTGATATGGCGTACATGAACTTAAACCAAAGTGCTCACGGTGATCGTGAATTTGGTTTCATCGGTACTCGTTTAGGCTTAGATCGCCGCGTTATCGTGGGTCACTGGCAAAAAGAATCGGTACGTAAACAACTCGATCACTGGTGTCGTGCAGCGATTGGCTGGAACGAAAGTAATACACTACGAGTGGCTCGTTTTGGTGACAACATGCGCCAAGTGGCGGTAACCGAAGGCAATAAAGTCAGCTCACAAATTGAGTTTGGTTTTGAAGTTCATGCTTATGGTTTGGGTGAGCTAACAGAAGTCGTTAACGCAGTAGAAGACAGCGCGATCACCGCATTGCTTGAAGAATATCGTTCGACTTACAGCATCGCATCAGAAATTTTTGAAAATGCAGAACAACTTGAAGTATTGAAAAATGAAGCGCGTTTAGAGCTAGGTATGGAGAAATTCCTACAAGATCGCGGCTGCATGGCGTTTGTAAACACCTTTGAAAACCTAACTGGTCTAACGAACCTTCCGGGTTTAGCGACTCAACGCTTAATGGAAAAAGGTTACGGCTACGGCGGTGAGGGGGATTGGAAAACATCCGCTATGGTTCGAATCATCAAAGCGATGGGCCAAGGTCTACCGGGCGGTACGTCTTTCATGGAAGACTACACTTACAACCTAACGGGTGACGGTCAAGTATTGGGCGCACACATGTTAGAAGTCTGTCCAACCATTGCAGCAGAAAAACCATCAGTACAAATTCACCGTCATACCATTGGTAAAACGGATGATGTTGCACGTGCCATCTTTAGCGCTAAAGCCGGCCCTGCATTAGTGGTAACACTGATTGATCTAGGTAACCGCTACCGTATGCTTGTTAACGAAATCGACACGGTTAACCCACCATCGGATCTACCGCACCTTCCAGTTGCACACGCACTTTGGGAGCCTAAGCCGAACCTTGAAGTCTCAGCCGCCGCTTGGATCCATGCGGGGGGCGCACATCACAGCGTTTATACACAAAATGTCACGCTCGATATGCTAGAAGATTTTGCTGAGTTTGCTGGCATCGAGCTTGTTGTGATTGATAGCAACACAACGATTCGCGATTTTAAAACCACACTTAAACACAACAGCATGTTCTACCGTCTAAGCAACGGCATCTAA
- a CDS encoding glycoside hydrolase family 43 protein: MTDFVNPIIEQRADPHIYKHTDGYYYFTASVPEYDRIEIRRAKTIKELNTTSELINAWYKPDVGPYSDLIWAPELHFIDNAWYVYFAAAPSREIVDGLFQHRMYAISNRNANPITDEWVFEGQIDTGMDTFCLDATSFSHKGINYYVWAQKENGIEGNSNLYIAELETPTMLKTPPQRLTIPEFEWEQIGFWVNEGPSVIHRHGKFWMTYSASATDENYCMGLLYANEDSNLLDPASWHKAELPVFRTNWDKKVYGPGHNSFTVDEEGHDLLVYHARDYTEIEGDPLWDPNRHTRIKRLEWENGFPIFGDAI; this comes from the coding sequence ATGACTGATTTCGTAAACCCAATTATCGAACAACGCGCCGATCCACATATTTATAAACACACCGATGGCTATTATTACTTCACCGCATCGGTGCCAGAATATGATCGCATTGAGATTCGCCGTGCTAAAACGATTAAAGAATTGAATACCACCAGCGAGTTAATTAACGCTTGGTATAAACCGGATGTTGGTCCATACAGCGATCTAATTTGGGCACCAGAGCTGCACTTTATTGATAACGCTTGGTATGTGTATTTTGCCGCAGCCCCTTCACGTGAGATTGTGGATGGCCTGTTTCAGCACCGCATGTACGCGATTTCCAACCGCAACGCTAATCCCATTACCGATGAATGGGTATTTGAAGGCCAAATAGACACCGGTATGGATACCTTCTGTTTAGATGCCACCTCATTTAGCCATAAAGGCATCAATTACTATGTGTGGGCACAAAAAGAGAATGGCATAGAAGGTAATTCAAACCTCTATATTGCAGAGTTAGAAACCCCGACCATGCTCAAAACACCACCGCAACGTTTAACCATTCCTGAATTTGAATGGGAACAAATTGGTTTTTGGGTCAACGAAGGGCCATCGGTCATTCATCGTCATGGGAAGTTTTGGATGACTTATTCGGCCAGTGCCACCGATGAAAACTATTGCATGGGTTTGCTCTATGCAAATGAAGACAGCAACCTACTCGACCCTGCAAGTTGGCATAAAGCCGAGCTGCCAGTATTTAGAACCAATTGGGATAAGAAGGTCTATGGGCCAGGCCATAATAGCTTCACAGTCGATGAAGAAGGTCATGATTTACTGGTGTATCACGCACGTGATTATACCGAAATTGAAGGCGACCCATTGTGGGATCCCAACCGACATACACGAATTAAGCGCCTAGAATGGGAAAATGGTTTCCCTATCTTTGGTGACGCCATTTAA
- the tal gene encoding transaldolase has product MNQLQQLREFTTVVADTGDIQAITQYQPQDATTNPSLILKAAQLSDYQPLIEQAIEYAKSQSQDKKTQIEDTCDMLAVNIGKEILKVIPGRISTEVDACLSYDTEASIKKARKLIKLYNDAGVSNDRILIKLASTWQGIRAAEQLEKEGIQCNLTLLFSFAQARACAEAGVYLISPFVGRIMDWYKAKEGKAFSASEDPGVLSVQKIYHYYKSHAYPTIVMGASFRNVGEILELAGCDRLTISPQLLQELEQTEGKISAKLVAGSETKPAPQPLTEAEFLWEHNQDPMAVEKLAEGIRNFAIDQGTLEAMIAEKL; this is encoded by the coding sequence ATGAATCAATTACAACAACTACGTGAGTTCACCACTGTGGTGGCCGATACAGGGGATATTCAGGCGATAACGCAATATCAACCACAAGATGCCACCACCAACCCATCATTAATCTTAAAAGCGGCGCAGCTTTCCGATTACCAACCATTGATAGAACAAGCCATCGAATATGCGAAAAGTCAGAGTCAAGATAAGAAAACGCAGATCGAAGATACGTGCGATATGCTGGCAGTCAATATTGGTAAAGAAATCCTAAAAGTCATCCCTGGCCGTATCTCAACTGAAGTGGATGCGTGCCTTTCTTATGATACTGAAGCCAGTATTAAAAAAGCGCGTAAACTGATCAAACTGTACAACGATGCAGGCGTCAGCAATGACCGAATTTTGATTAAATTGGCCTCGACTTGGCAAGGTATTCGCGCGGCTGAGCAGTTAGAAAAAGAAGGCATTCAATGTAACCTGACGCTGTTGTTCTCGTTTGCTCAAGCGCGTGCCTGTGCCGAAGCAGGCGTTTACTTGATTTCGCCATTCGTGGGCCGAATCATGGATTGGTATAAAGCCAAAGAAGGCAAAGCGTTCTCGGCATCAGAAGATCCGGGCGTATTGTCGGTACAGAAAATTTACCATTACTATAAATCTCACGCTTACCCAACGATTGTCATGGGCGCAAGTTTCCGCAATGTTGGGGAAATTTTAGAGCTAGCGGGTTGTGATCGCTTAACCATTAGCCCACAACTGCTGCAAGAGCTTGAGCAAACAGAAGGTAAAATCAGCGCTAAATTGGTAGCAGGATCTGAAACCAAGCCCGCACCACAACCCCTGACCGAAGCGGAATTCCTGTGGGAGCATAACCAAGATCCAATGGCGGTCGAAAAATTGGCGGAAGGTATTCGCAATTTTGCTATCGATCAAGGTACACTCGAAGCGATGATTGCAGAGAAATTGTAA
- a CDS encoding Cof-type HAD-IIB family hydrolase, with product MTYQFLALDLDGTTLQNDHTLHPLVKEYVQKIKHHYPVMIVTGRHHTAAKPYYDELGLTTPIICCNGVYRYDYTNHCVETGIAIPHDLAQSFLALAHQYQLQLVMYTEDGMAFSHHDPIPYMLPLKQWAQSYPIDQRPNIYQVESFEAELNKTNKVWKFVAQGSAKNFQAFLQQPLIEQYFSGSLSGENKIDLAMKGHSKGKALIDYLATKNIDEKHAVAAGDNYNDISMLSVVGGSIAMLHAHDEVKKHAKIICTTDNQGDGLTQLLKQYFPIKN from the coding sequence ATGACGTACCAATTTTTGGCATTAGATCTTGATGGCACCACACTGCAAAATGATCATACTTTACATCCATTGGTTAAAGAGTATGTGCAGAAAATCAAACATCATTATCCCGTTATGATTGTCACTGGTCGCCATCACACCGCAGCGAAACCTTATTATGATGAGCTCGGGCTAACCACTCCTATTATCTGTTGCAACGGTGTCTATCGCTATGACTACACCAACCATTGTGTGGAAACTGGCATAGCGATTCCCCATGATTTAGCGCAATCCTTTTTAGCTTTAGCGCACCAATATCAACTGCAACTGGTGATGTACACCGAAGACGGTATGGCGTTCTCACACCACGATCCTATTCCTTATATGTTGCCTTTAAAGCAATGGGCACAAAGCTACCCAATAGATCAACGTCCGAATATTTATCAAGTGGAAAGCTTTGAAGCTGAATTGAACAAAACGAACAAAGTGTGGAAGTTCGTCGCTCAAGGCTCAGCGAAAAACTTTCAAGCCTTTTTGCAGCAACCACTGATTGAACAATATTTTTCAGGCTCGCTATCGGGTGAAAATAAAATTGATCTGGCGATGAAAGGGCACAGCAAAGGTAAAGCTTTGATTGATTACCTGGCTACGAAAAATATTGATGAAAAACATGCGGTTGCAGCCGGTGATAACTATAATGACATCTCCATGCTGAGTGTGGTTGGGGGCTCGATTGCCATGCTGCACGCCCATGATGAAGTAAAGAAACATGCTAAAATTATCTGCACCACTGATAATCAGGGTGACGGATTAACACAATTATTAAAACAATATTTTCCGATTAAGAATTAA
- a CDS encoding MmcQ/YjbR family DNA-binding protein encodes MTHDEFNQFCGSLTASTYVMQWNHSHVWKVGGKVFAIGSIGKSGQPAFTFKASPINFDFLKQEAGYIPAPYFASRGMKWIQQVETTGALDDDLKYYLSESYRLVFEGLTKAKRSEIVLKNHES; translated from the coding sequence ATGACGCATGATGAGTTTAATCAATTTTGTGGCAGCCTTACCGCGTCGACTTACGTCATGCAGTGGAATCATTCTCATGTCTGGAAAGTTGGCGGTAAAGTCTTTGCCATAGGTAGCATCGGTAAGTCAGGTCAGCCAGCATTTACTTTCAAAGCCTCACCCATCAATTTTGATTTTTTAAAACAAGAAGCAGGCTATATTCCCGCCCCTTACTTTGCCAGCAGAGGTATGAAATGGATTCAACAAGTTGAAACCACTGGCGCACTCGATGATGATCTGAAGTACTACTTATCAGAATCTTACCGTTTGGTGTTTGAAGGGTTAACTAAGGCTAAGCGCAGTGAAATAGTTCTAAAGAATCATGAATCTTAA
- a CDS encoding MFS transporter: MYKYKLPVLEKVGFGAGDMAVNVVISSMMLIITFFYTDIFGIKPSDLAMLFIVVRLIDAVTDPLMGMITDKFTSRWGRYRQYMLFLAIPFGISVYLAFSTPDGDYNTKLVYAYATYIFVTVMFTAVTIPYISLISVLTDDPKERLSANGYRLFFAKIAAFLVTIIVPQLSTAWGQDNLQLGYQYSMGLMGLMGTLLFLFCFATTKERIEHVVDKKSFKEQVKILMKNDQWLILCAVCVTGTIGYVIRGSVAAYYAKYYLGGDASTISAFLATGVTAAILAMVASTWITKKYCKIKLFRYSQVAVLVLSAMLYFFVGQGDFALAFILYFLVSFVVDLHAPVFWSAIAEAVDYGAYKTGKRVSGLAFGGISFSQKLGMGIAGAIVGWLLTFFNYVPNETQSDFALTGIALMLTIIPGFFHFLMGAFMFKYKVTDKFYNKITATNILEVEENLSNVKPTKKPVTHFAN, encoded by the coding sequence ATGTATAAATATAAATTACCAGTGTTAGAAAAAGTTGGCTTTGGGGCCGGAGATATGGCGGTTAACGTGGTTATCTCTTCTATGATGCTGATCATCACTTTCTTCTACACCGATATCTTTGGCATCAAACCTTCTGACCTCGCGATGCTGTTTATCGTCGTTCGCTTAATTGATGCGGTAACCGATCCACTGATGGGCATGATCACCGATAAATTCACCTCTCGTTGGGGCCGATACCGTCAATATATGCTGTTTTTAGCCATTCCTTTTGGCATCTCAGTTTACCTCGCATTCAGCACACCCGATGGCGATTACAACACCAAACTGGTTTACGCTTATGCGACGTATATCTTTGTCACGGTGATGTTTACTGCGGTAACCATTCCTTATATTTCACTGATCAGCGTATTAACCGATGACCCAAAAGAGCGTTTATCGGCGAACGGCTACCGTTTATTCTTCGCTAAAATTGCGGCATTTTTAGTGACCATTATCGTGCCACAACTATCAACGGCTTGGGGCCAAGACAACCTACAACTAGGCTACCAATATTCAATGGGTCTCATGGGGTTAATGGGCACGCTATTATTCCTATTCTGCTTTGCCACCACCAAAGAACGTATTGAACACGTGGTTGATAAAAAGTCATTCAAAGAACAAGTTAAAATCTTAATGAAGAATGACCAATGGCTGATTTTGTGCGCAGTATGTGTCACCGGCACCATTGGTTATGTTATCCGTGGTTCAGTTGCGGCTTACTACGCAAAATATTACTTAGGTGGTGATGCAAGCACTATCTCAGCCTTCCTCGCAACCGGAGTAACGGCGGCCATTCTTGCGATGGTGGCATCCACTTGGATTACCAAGAAGTACTGCAAAATCAAACTATTCCGTTATAGCCAAGTCGCGGTATTGGTATTAAGTGCCATGTTGTATTTCTTCGTTGGACAAGGTGACTTTGCTCTCGCTTTCATTTTGTATTTCTTAGTATCCTTTGTCGTAGATTTACATGCTCCAGTCTTCTGGTCAGCCATTGCTGAAGCGGTAGACTACGGCGCATACAAAACCGGAAAACGAGTGTCAGGTCTAGCATTCGGTGGTATCTCATTTAGCCAAAAATTAGGTATGGGTATTGCAGGTGCGATTGTGGGTTGGTTATTAACGTTCTTTAACTATGTACCTAATGAAACTCAATCGGATTTTGCTTTAACAGGAATTGCTTTGATGCTGACCATCATTCCTGGCTTCTTCCACTTCTTAATGGGCGCATTCATGTTCAAATATAAAGTGACAGACAAGTTCTACAACAAGATCACCGCCACCAACATTCTTGAAGTAGAAGAGAACTTAAGCAATGTAAAACCGACTAAAAAACCAGTAACTCATTTCGCGAATTAA
- a CDS encoding metal-dependent hydrolase: MDPISQGVLGASAALLVSNKQYRTHAAKVGCVAGLAPDLDVLIKSSSDPLLALEFHRQFTHSLFFIPFGGLIIALLLWLIVYRQITFKQTFLFATIGYATHGLLDALTTYGTQLLWPFSNQRIAWDIIGIIDPLVTLPLLLAIIITCITKSKTWMVAGASFFAFYISFGALQHHRALKTTEQIAQQNKHSITRIKAMPTIGNLLVWRTIYEANDRYYVNAIRVSLLGKTKVYPGQSVAKFNINKRFPTIDHNSTQYHDIARFSWFSDDWLVMDNPLLIGDIRYATQVNGIEPLWGIQLNPQQPNQHIQYQSNTGNGKRELMPIDMMFD; this comes from the coding sequence ATGGATCCAATATCACAAGGCGTGCTTGGCGCGAGTGCTGCATTACTAGTATCCAACAAACAATACCGAACTCATGCCGCGAAGGTGGGTTGTGTGGCAGGCTTAGCACCGGATTTAGACGTGTTAATAAAATCCAGTAGTGATCCCTTGCTGGCATTGGAGTTTCATCGCCAATTTACCCATTCATTGTTCTTCATTCCATTTGGTGGTTTGATTATTGCGCTGCTGCTTTGGCTTATCGTCTATCGTCAAATTACATTTAAACAAACCTTCTTGTTTGCCACCATTGGTTATGCGACTCATGGATTACTCGATGCCTTAACCACTTATGGCACTCAGTTGTTATGGCCGTTTTCGAACCAACGAATTGCATGGGACATCATCGGAATTATTGACCCGCTGGTTACCCTACCTTTGCTTCTCGCGATCATCATCACTTGTATTACAAAATCCAAAACGTGGATGGTTGCGGGGGCCAGTTTCTTTGCTTTCTATATTAGCTTTGGCGCGTTACAACACCATCGAGCACTAAAAACCACTGAGCAAATTGCCCAGCAAAATAAGCATTCCATTACTCGAATTAAAGCAATGCCAACCATAGGTAACCTACTCGTCTGGCGCACAATTTACGAGGCTAACGACCGTTATTACGTGAATGCGATTCGAGTTTCATTATTGGGTAAGACTAAGGTTTATCCCGGTCAATCTGTTGCTAAATTCAATATAAATAAAAGATTTCCAACCATCGACCATAACTCAACTCAGTACCATGATATTGCTCGGTTTAGCTGGTTTAGTGATGATTGGTTGGTGATGGATAATCCCTTATTAATAGGTGATATACGTTATGCCACGCAAGTCAATGGCATTGAACCGCTATGGGGAATTCAACTCAACCCGCAACAACCCAACCAACACATTCAATATCAGAGCAATACCGGGAATGGGAAAAGAGAATTAATGCCAATCGATATGATGTTTGATTGA
- a CDS encoding sugar O-acetyltransferase, with amino-acid sequence MTTALEKMRAGERYDINDADLIEIRDITRDLTSIYNQTPRRERGKQRELIEKIFAKVGDNVHIEKAMNIDYGINTTIGSNVFINFNFAILDCAPITIGDNVFIGPNAQLYTAHHPLEIEARNQHIGFAEPITIGNNVWIGGGCIVLPGVTIGDGAVIGAGSVVTKDIPAGMVAFGNPCKPHKKAE; translated from the coding sequence ATGACAACGGCCTTAGAGAAAATGCGTGCCGGTGAGCGCTATGATATTAATGATGCCGATCTCATTGAAATCCGCGATATCACTCGTGATTTGACCTCCATTTATAACCAAACCCCTCGTCGTGAGCGAGGCAAACAACGTGAATTAATCGAAAAGATTTTTGCTAAAGTCGGCGACAATGTGCACATCGAAAAAGCGATGAACATTGATTACGGCATCAATACCACTATTGGTAGCAATGTCTTTATCAATTTTAACTTCGCTATTCTCGATTGTGCCCCGATCACCATTGGAGACAATGTATTCATTGGCCCCAATGCACAGTTGTATACGGCGCATCACCCCTTAGAAATTGAAGCGCGAAATCAACATATCGGCTTTGCGGAACCCATTACTATCGGCAACAATGTGTGGATTGGTGGTGGCTGTATTGTTCTACCCGGTGTGACGATTGGCGATGGTGCTGTGATAGGTGCAGGCAGTGTGGTAACCAAAGATATTCCTGCTGGTATGGTGGCTTTTGGTAATCCTTGCAAACCACATAAAAAAGCAGAGTAA
- a CDS encoding cysteine hydrolase family protein, with translation MKSAVLVIDVQSILFDPEPQPFESQVVLKKINEVTRLARAKSVPVIFIQHEQPKTVIEHGSEGWAIQSSLVTKSGDHFVRKTTPDSFLDTTLQSLLKKLEVESLVVCGYASEFCVDTTVRRAAGLGYPVTLVSDAHTTHDKPHASGAQIRAHHNATLPNISSFGVTIAAVEVGKLWAQN, from the coding sequence ATGAAATCTGCGGTATTAGTTATTGACGTTCAGTCGATTTTGTTCGATCCAGAACCTCAACCATTTGAATCTCAAGTAGTACTCAAAAAAATTAATGAAGTTACCAGGTTAGCGCGTGCAAAATCAGTTCCAGTCATCTTTATCCAGCACGAACAACCTAAAACTGTTATCGAACATGGGAGTGAAGGTTGGGCTATACAATCTAGTCTGGTAACAAAAAGTGGTGATCATTTTGTGCGTAAGACAACACCAGACTCGTTCTTAGATACTACCCTTCAGAGTCTTTTAAAAAAGCTAGAGGTTGAGAGCTTAGTTGTGTGTGGTTACGCCTCTGAGTTTTGTGTTGATACAACCGTTCGTAGAGCGGCTGGACTTGGGTATCCAGTGACTTTGGTTTCAGATGCCCATACTACGCATGATAAGCCTCATGCTAGTGGTGCTCAAATTCGAGCGCATCATAATGCTACGTTACCTAATATTTCTAGCTTTGGTGTCACGATCGCAGCAGTAGAAGTAGGTAAGCTTTGGGCACAAAACTAA